The Candidatus Methylomirabilota bacterium sequence GTTCGAATCTCAAGGAGAGGATATCCTTTCTTGAGGTTGACGGCGTTGTACGCATGGATTCGCTTCAGGTTGACGATGTGCTTGAAGTTCCAACTGACGAGGACGTCCACTCGAGCCACGGTGGCGAGGGCGATGTGCAGGGCATCCGCTCGCATGCGTGGGCCGATAGCTCCGTCCTTGATGTAGGCTGCCGCGAGCTCCTCCGCCTCTGGGGACAGCGAGAGGAGCTGGATGTACGCCTGCGGCACTCGCCCGACGACTATCCTGACCCCCTCGGGAGCGGTCTCAAGTTCGCGCAAAGTGAGCTCGGACAGCACAAGAGTCAGCTCTCCACCCACGAATGCCTCAAGCAAACGGCGAGAGGGCTCGCGGAAGTCGTCGTCTTCGCAGCCGCCCAGCACGGAGGTGTCCGTGTAGATCCGAGGCTTCATGGTCGCATTCTACTCGCAGTCAGGATGACGCACTCGACCCGTTCTCCATCGTCAGTGCCTTCGTCTGCCTAACGTCTTGTTGAGCCGCGCGCGGCTTTATGCGCGTCCGCTCGAACTAAAGTTAGGCTGGATGCGTGATTGCAAAACCTGACACCGCGCTCGCACCCGACCCCCGCTCCCCGTGCATCAGCGCTTGATGTCGCCGGCATACAGGCGTTGGATGAACCCGCTTTGTTCCAGTTCATCGATGAAGGACGAATCCACAATGTCCGACTCTTGCAGCTTTTGCGCAGCCGGATATTTCTTGGAAAATGTATCCCTTACGGACTGCAACCCTCCCGCCAACGCCACTCGTGGGGCTTGTGGAAACAACGGTACGTAGGATTTGTGCAAGTCTTCCACGACTTTCCGGTCACTGATATTCAGGAACCGTTGCAGCACAGGGACAAACACATC is a genomic window containing:
- a CDS encoding PIN domain-containing protein, with the protein product MKPRIYTDTSVLGGCEDDDFREPSRRLLEAFVGGELTLVLSELTLRELETAPEGVRIVVGRVPQAYIQLLSLSPEAEELAAAYIKDGAIGPRMRADALHIALATVARVDVLVSWNFKHIVNLKRIHAYNAVNLKKGYPLLEIRTPREVPGDE